One window of Candidatus Nitrospira kreftii genomic DNA carries:
- a CDS encoding hypothetical protein (conserved protein of unknown function), with protein sequence MRSNPILNPQVTMSNRDYIAKVVRGTWAHALFDVARDIKKQLLRRAEGQRILLERFERTQGRSLKISNPESFSEKLYCRMIALNRISNPHFTRVSDKFAARAYVADKIGEHCLVKLLWHGEDPGTIPFDNLPAEYVIKTNHGSAQVIVVKRQPDREEIANRLAAWLRRNYYWAAREGQYYHIKPRIMIEEYLRHQDGRGPLDYRFWCFGGVPEVIQVDNHAHDINPFFDAQWNLLDLYYRDQAARPYLAKPKNFEHMLDLASRLSAGFDFVRVDLYNIDGNIYFGEFTLTPTSGHLKLRPDCWDVKLGEKWKMSTVSGRGAHL encoded by the coding sequence ATGCGGTCAAATCCAATACTGAATCCTCAGGTCACGATGAGTAATCGGGACTATATAGCCAAGGTGGTTCGCGGAACATGGGCACACGCGCTCTTTGACGTGGCTAGGGATATAAAGAAGCAGCTCCTACGTCGGGCTGAGGGGCAGCGCATTTTGCTGGAACGGTTCGAACGTACGCAGGGGAGATCCCTCAAGATATCGAACCCTGAGAGTTTTAGTGAAAAGTTGTATTGCAGAATGATCGCTTTGAATCGAATATCGAACCCACACTTTACAAGGGTATCAGATAAATTCGCAGCGAGGGCTTACGTAGCAGATAAAATTGGGGAACATTGCTTGGTCAAACTTCTCTGGCATGGAGAAGATCCAGGTACGATTCCGTTCGACAACTTGCCTGCCGAGTACGTCATCAAGACCAATCACGGGAGTGCTCAAGTTATCGTGGTGAAGAGACAGCCCGATCGAGAGGAGATTGCCAACAGACTGGCCGCTTGGCTGAGGAGGAACTACTATTGGGCTGCGCGAGAAGGCCAATATTACCATATCAAGCCGAGAATCATGATAGAAGAGTATTTGAGACACCAAGATGGTCGTGGGCCTCTTGACTATAGATTCTGGTGTTTCGGAGGTGTGCCGGAGGTGATTCAGGTCGACAATCATGCCCACGATATCAACCCGTTCTTTGATGCCCAGTGGAATCTCCTGGATCTCTATTATCGAGACCAGGCAGCTCGACCATACCTAGCCAAACCGAAGAACTTTGAACACATGCTGGATCTAGCCAGTCGTCTCTCTGCGGGATTTGATTTCGTACGCGTTGATTTGTACAACATTGATGGGAATATTTATTTCGGTGAATTCACGCTGACGCCGACATCGGGTCATTTGAAGTTGCGCCCGGACTGTTGGGACGTCAAGCTAGGGGAAAAATGGAAGATGTCGACCGTATCCGGACGCGGTGCGCATCTTTAG
- a CDS encoding hypothetical protein (conserved protein of unknown function), translated as MELNALTSSTLPKLAWVADVDCQEEAVVLFHGSSVEVCANFFIEGVWNGPFQFGEFGNSDCVFGTGGVLDSNSICFVPSASTVDSLYYDEEGTHIIVSNSLPLLLGYVGDSLDLRCQEYPEICNSIMLGINHYRRDIPTRKGKVQRQLYRNLKVSREGVVETEKPMPPRFGSFEEYRGYLRDNYARIVANARDPSRAEPLGVVSTQSTGYDTTAVNALARVFGIDKVFTVTKAKSIGRLAHQDEGGAPDDDGTQICNTLGLPCTPIDRRAFTHEFESEYLFYSALYHNQDANMLEIGEHISKTSVLLTGHGGAIWYPQASRSELLGEELPSSELNTTDSGGLGMTEWRLRVGFIHLPLPHIGARRKQDILDITESSEMDAWRLRKPYDRPIARRMAEEEGVSRQLFGQYKKGSVVIFPQPAIPYGKALRDEFFQCLVDMRILAKPTIWLWPFVRWVNSVLMMKSQRHYAPVYYTERLISKLIGRDFNFRPMWWKLRGTLYCVCVKKAATKYAECLPVDQSVKCTGKSKLKGSQR; from the coding sequence ATGGAGCTGAACGCTCTGACCAGTTCGACATTACCGAAACTGGCCTGGGTTGCGGATGTCGATTGCCAGGAAGAAGCTGTGGTGCTCTTCCACGGCTCTTCAGTAGAGGTGTGCGCAAATTTCTTCATTGAAGGAGTTTGGAACGGACCCTTTCAGTTCGGAGAGTTCGGTAATAGTGACTGTGTCTTCGGTACCGGCGGCGTCCTCGATTCGAACTCGATTTGCTTCGTTCCCAGCGCATCGACGGTCGACTCGTTGTACTATGACGAGGAAGGTACGCATATCATCGTGTCCAATTCCCTCCCACTTTTGCTGGGCTATGTCGGAGACAGTCTGGACCTTCGGTGTCAGGAATATCCAGAGATCTGCAATTCGATCATGCTGGGGATCAATCACTATAGACGCGACATCCCGACCAGGAAAGGAAAGGTCCAGCGCCAGCTCTATCGCAATCTCAAAGTCAGTCGTGAAGGTGTAGTTGAAACTGAGAAACCGATGCCTCCCAGATTCGGCAGTTTCGAGGAGTACCGCGGGTACTTGCGAGATAACTACGCTCGGATTGTGGCCAACGCGCGAGACCCTTCCAGAGCTGAGCCGTTAGGGGTCGTGTCTACCCAGTCAACAGGGTACGATACCACGGCGGTCAATGCACTCGCCAGAGTTTTTGGGATCGACAAAGTCTTTACGGTGACGAAAGCCAAAAGCATCGGTCGTCTTGCCCATCAAGATGAAGGCGGGGCTCCTGATGATGATGGAACTCAAATCTGCAACACTCTGGGTCTCCCGTGTACACCCATCGATAGACGGGCGTTTACCCACGAGTTTGAAAGTGAATACCTGTTTTATTCGGCGCTTTATCATAATCAGGATGCGAACATGCTGGAAATCGGTGAGCACATCTCAAAGACAAGCGTGCTTCTGACAGGCCATGGCGGTGCGATTTGGTATCCACAAGCATCGAGATCTGAGTTGCTCGGGGAGGAACTGCCTAGTTCAGAATTGAACACAACCGATTCCGGCGGGTTGGGCATGACTGAGTGGCGGTTGAGAGTCGGATTTATCCACCTTCCCTTGCCCCATATAGGAGCGAGACGAAAGCAAGATATTCTCGACATCACCGAATCATCAGAGATGGATGCGTGGCGACTAAGAAAACCGTATGATCGGCCGATCGCGAGGCGAATGGCTGAAGAAGAGGGAGTCTCGAGGCAACTTTTCGGCCAATACAAAAAGGGATCGGTCGTCATCTTCCCGCAACCGGCGATCCCATACGGAAAAGCGCTGCGGGATGAGTTTTTTCAATGTCTGGTTGACATGAGGATCCTGGCCAAACCTACAATATGGCTTTGGCCGTTCGTTCGCTGGGTCAACTCTGTGCTCATGATGAAATCGCAGCGGCATTACGCACCCGTATACTATACAGAACGTCTCATTTCAAAGCTGATTGGACGCGATTTCAATTTCAGGCCGATGTGGTGGAAGCTCAGAGGTACACTCTATTGCGTCTGTGTCAAGAAAGCAGCAACGAAGTATGCGGAATGCCTTCCGGTTGACCAAAGTGTAAAGTGTACTGGCAAATCGAAGCTGAAAGGGTCCCAACGATGA
- a CDS encoding hypothetical protein (conserved protein of unknown function) → MNAQSVIMIAYFFPPEGNAAVYRPMRFLKELVKRGWHVTLISSEPYRYERYDPSLLGQLPPTVRVVRAKGRDPWRAFQSRRGTQAAKQLSGLSAEEVRQAIATHHSPWRSRIREWVRIAETWVYRPDMAMPWIKPAIRVSMDACQRHRPNVIWATIGPLSAGVVAHQTSVATGIPYVLDFRDPWGLEYYPHEMRRPAWAKDLDNRNIRRIFQGAQAVVFMFESVAEAYLQAFPGALERTKIHIIPNGFEGDVEPFVHTPGDRCAILYAGTLSTYRYDTLLEGLVQLKRQDPSLAARLKMLFIGEGLQHLAERVTDLELGDIFEIRPPIPSAEVRSLQREAHALLVLGRMPGRTAHDLVAGAKLFGYLQAGRPIIGVVPHDETRRILGRVGSPLIADADNPAEIVTVLKKILDAWSSGTLEQFIPNRAACEAYSSNRQISDLLRALHGASPGKIPTEDALTVLTDVKPEVAR, encoded by the coding sequence ATGAATGCTCAGTCAGTGATCATGATCGCCTACTTTTTCCCTCCTGAGGGAAACGCCGCCGTCTATCGTCCGATGCGCTTCCTCAAAGAGTTGGTGAAGAGGGGATGGCATGTGACCCTGATCTCTTCCGAACCCTATCGATACGAGCGATACGATCCGTCGCTGTTAGGGCAGCTTCCGCCGACTGTTCGGGTTGTTCGAGCCAAGGGTCGGGATCCCTGGCGTGCATTTCAGAGCAGACGCGGAACGCAAGCTGCGAAACAGCTATCTGGCTTGTCTGCAGAGGAAGTGCGACAGGCGATAGCCACACATCATTCGCCGTGGCGTTCAAGAATACGTGAGTGGGTCAGGATTGCAGAGACCTGGGTGTATCGGCCCGATATGGCAATGCCTTGGATCAAGCCGGCGATTCGGGTGAGCATGGACGCGTGTCAGAGACATCGTCCGAATGTGATCTGGGCGACGATCGGGCCGCTATCGGCCGGAGTGGTTGCGCATCAAACTTCGGTGGCGACAGGTATTCCGTACGTGTTGGATTTCCGGGATCCGTGGGGATTGGAATACTACCCACATGAAATGAGGCGCCCAGCCTGGGCGAAGGACCTGGATAATCGGAACATTCGTCGAATCTTTCAGGGCGCACAGGCGGTGGTATTCATGTTTGAGTCTGTAGCGGAAGCCTATCTCCAAGCATTTCCCGGTGCATTGGAGAGAACGAAGATTCACATCATCCCAAACGGGTTTGAGGGAGACGTGGAGCCTTTTGTTCACACTCCGGGAGATCGGTGTGCCATTCTCTATGCGGGCACACTCAGCACCTATCGATATGACACTTTGCTTGAAGGGCTTGTTCAACTGAAACGTCAAGATCCCTCCCTGGCCGCTCGATTAAAAATGCTGTTTATCGGGGAAGGGCTTCAGCACTTGGCGGAGCGGGTGACGGACCTAGAACTTGGGGATATCTTTGAAATAAGGCCTCCTATCCCAAGTGCAGAAGTTCGCTCTCTGCAGCGTGAGGCACATGCTCTATTGGTGTTGGGGAGGATGCCGGGCAGAACGGCACACGACCTGGTCGCCGGAGCCAAACTATTCGGCTACCTACAAGCGGGACGGCCGATTATCGGTGTTGTGCCTCACGACGAAACACGCCGGATCCTTGGTCGAGTCGGAAGCCCGTTGATTGCCGATGCCGATAACCCAGCAGAAATAGTCACGGTGCTTAAGAAGATTCTGGATGCGTGGTCGAGCGGAACCCTCGAGCAGTTCATCCCGAATCGTGCCGCCTGTGAAGCGTATTCATCCAATCGGCAAATTTCAGACCTTCTTCGTGCGTTACATGGAGCATCTCCCGGAAAGATACCGACAGAAGATGCGCTCACGGTGTTGACAGACGTGAAACCGGAGGTTGCTCGATGA